A genomic region of Desulfurellaceae bacterium contains the following coding sequences:
- a CDS encoding AAA family ATPase, which translates to EASRHILFPHKFTPWRKSAVRGQRRGGPFISTEERVDGRAIRLHQDRGGGGRPFARSATDLPRTVLSAANAAENPTALLARREMQSWCLLQLEPSMLRQPDELTAPTHLGPNGAHLPATLYRLAKTPTETNGKIADKPAARVYSQIANRLAGLIDDVHDLWIEHDERRELLTLYIKDRQGTALPARVLSDGTLRFLALAVFERAPEGQQLLCLEEPENGIHPGRIPAMLNLLRDIATDVEEPIGFDNPLRQVIVNTHSPAVVSQVDDDSLLVAELKEDRRDGHDFKRVCFSCLPATWRTKDQARTSIVPKGKLLVYLNPPLLENGQPPNPKSRRVIDRPDMQPYLPLPGIKA; encoded by the coding sequence GAAGCCAGCAGACATATCTTATTTCCTCACAAGTTTACTCCCTGGCGAAAATCTGCTGTACGCGGACAGCGGAGGGGCGGTCCCTTTATCTCGACTGAAGAACGGGTGGACGGGCGGGCCATCAGGTTGCATCAAGACCGAGGGGGGGGTGGCAGACCGTTTGCCCGGTCCGCAACCGACCTGCCACGAACTGTGCTGTCGGCCGCCAATGCGGCAGAAAATCCGACCGCGCTGCTTGCCCGAAGGGAAATGCAGTCCTGGTGTCTATTACAGCTTGAACCCTCTATGTTGCGTCAGCCGGACGAGCTGACGGCTCCTACCCACCTGGGGCCTAATGGCGCGCATTTGCCGGCGACCCTCTATCGTCTCGCAAAAACACCGACGGAGACAAATGGAAAGATAGCAGACAAGCCGGCGGCACGGGTCTACAGCCAAATAGCGAATCGACTAGCAGGCCTGATTGACGATGTCCACGACCTCTGGATTGAGCATGATGAGAGGCGAGAACTGCTCACTCTCTACATCAAAGATCGGCAGGGCACGGCTCTACCCGCTCGCGTCCTGTCAGACGGAACCCTCCGTTTTCTTGCGCTGGCCGTGTTTGAGCGTGCTCCCGAAGGGCAGCAACTCTTATGTCTGGAGGAGCCGGAAAACGGGATTCATCCTGGGCGTATTCCAGCGATGCTCAACCTGCTGCGCGATATTGCAACCGATGTAGAGGAACCCATTGGATTCGATAATCCCCTCCGCCAGGTTATTGTGAATACGCATTCGCCTGCGGTTGTGAGCCAAGTCGATGACGACAGCCTGTTAGTCGCAGAATTGAAAGAAGACCGTCGTGATGGACATGATTTTAAGCGGGTCTGTTTCAGCTGTCTTCCCGCCACGTGGCGCACAAAGGACCAGGCGAGGACAAGCATCGTGCCAAAGGGCAAACTCCTCGTCTACCTGAATCCACCGCTGTTGGAAAACGGGCAGCCCCCGAATCCGAAAAGCCGCCGCGTGATAGATCGACCGGATATGCAGCCGTATCTTCCCCTTCCCGGAATCAAGGCATGA
- a CDS encoding class I SAM-dependent methyltransferase, producing the protein MTQARQEYDPIASAYQDSKQLSFRKYVEEYTLFEILGDIRGKDIVDLACGEGFYTRKIKQAGAAQVTGVDISGAMVRLAEEQERRQPLGCKYVHQDVATLRMAQAADIVVAMYLLNYAQTREQLFRFCQVVADTLRPGGQFTGFNDNIRNPARGTVSFANERLSAPGGGRDCVPVYKRGWAAV; encoded by the coding sequence GTGACCCAAGCCAGGCAGGAATACGACCCTATCGCCAGCGCCTATCAAGACTCCAAGCAGCTGTCGTTTCGGAAGTATGTGGAAGAGTACACTCTGTTTGAGATATTGGGAGATATTCGGGGCAAAGACATAGTGGATCTGGCCTGTGGTGAGGGGTTCTACACGCGGAAAATCAAACAGGCCGGGGCCGCACAGGTCACCGGGGTGGACATTTCCGGAGCAATGGTCCGGCTGGCCGAAGAACAGGAGCGGCGCCAGCCGCTGGGCTGCAAGTATGTGCATCAGGATGTGGCGACACTCCGCATGGCTCAGGCCGCCGATATTGTCGTGGCCATGTATCTGCTGAATTATGCCCAGACCAGAGAGCAGCTCTTCCGCTTTTGTCAGGTCGTCGCCGATACCTTGCGGCCGGGGGGACAGTTTACCGGCTTCAACGACAATATTCGGAACCCGGCTCGGGGAACCGTGTCGTTTGCCAACGAGCGCCTATCCGCCCCAGGAGGGGGACGCGATTGTGTACCGGTTTACAAACGAGGATGGGCGGCAGTTTGA
- a CDS encoding amidase, whose amino-acid sequence MTEPYALSIIAAAEQMRTGRLSPVELVRSCLERIERLEPQLRAWVTLDAGPALAEAEACHAAIRQGHYRGLLHGIPIGLKDIFFTAGVKTTMGSPIYADFVPDYDATSVSRLKEAGAIMLGKAHTTEFAVLTPAPTRNPWNPEHTPGGSSSGSAAAVAAGMCPGALGSQTYGSTIRPAAYCGCVGLKPSYGRISAYGVYPVAWSLDHVGIFSRSVADAAALLQTLAGDDPHDPACSSAAVPDYSQALTEPQPPRLGIIREFFLERATPETRRHLESVAQRLARAGAQIEEVAMPASFTGAPEAAFQMLYAEAAAAHREVYAEHKARYSPQMRDIIEKGLALSAVDYAETRRHQQRFRHDLNAVCQTVDAVLAPSTPAPAPHGLDSTGDPAFNGPASFSGLPSLGLPSGLSAAGLPFGMQLMAGAFAEDRLLGVGGWCEQVVGFDRRPPEA is encoded by the coding sequence ATGACTGAGCCCTACGCCCTGTCGATCATCGCTGCTGCGGAGCAGATGCGCACCGGCCGGCTCTCACCGGTTGAACTGGTCCGCTCGTGTCTTGAGCGTATTGAGCGGCTGGAGCCGCAGCTTCGGGCCTGGGTCACGCTCGACGCCGGGCCGGCCCTGGCCGAGGCCGAGGCGTGCCACGCCGCCATCCGGCAGGGCCACTACCGGGGGCTGTTGCACGGCATCCCAATCGGCCTGAAAGACATTTTCTTTACCGCCGGGGTGAAAACGACCATGGGCTCGCCGATCTATGCCGACTTTGTGCCGGACTATGACGCCACCAGCGTCAGTCGGCTGAAGGAGGCCGGGGCGATCATGCTGGGCAAGGCCCACACCACCGAGTTTGCCGTGCTGACCCCGGCCCCGACGCGCAACCCGTGGAACCCGGAGCACACCCCCGGCGGCTCAAGCAGCGGGTCGGCCGCTGCGGTCGCCGCCGGCATGTGTCCCGGAGCGCTCGGCTCGCAGACCTATGGTTCGACGATTCGACCGGCCGCCTACTGTGGCTGTGTGGGTCTCAAACCGAGCTATGGCCGGATCAGTGCCTACGGGGTGTATCCGGTCGCCTGGAGTCTGGATCATGTCGGGATTTTCAGCCGCAGCGTTGCCGACGCGGCCGCCCTGCTCCAGACCCTGGCCGGCGACGACCCGCACGACCCGGCGTGTTCCAGCGCTGCGGTGCCGGACTACAGCCAGGCCCTGACCGAGCCCCAGCCGCCACGGCTGGGCATTATCCGCGAGTTTTTTCTGGAACGGGCCACTCCCGAAACCCGCCGCCACCTCGAAAGCGTGGCCCAGCGACTGGCCCGGGCCGGAGCGCAGATTGAAGAAGTAGCGATGCCGGCCAGCTTCACAGGCGCGCCCGAGGCGGCTTTTCAGATGCTGTACGCCGAGGCCGCAGCCGCCCACCGCGAGGTGTACGCCGAGCACAAGGCTCGCTACAGCCCCCAGATGCGGGACATCATTGAAAAAGGCTTGGCGCTGTCAGCCGTGGACTACGCCGAAACCCGCCGCCACCAGCAGCGCTTTCGCCATGACCTGAACGCCGTGTGCCAAACGGTCGATGCCGTGCTCGCCCCCTCGACCCCGGCCCCGGCGCCCCACGGCCTGGACTCGACCGGGGACCCGGCCTTCAACGGCCCGGCCAGCTTCAGCGGACTGCCCAGCCTGGGTCTGCCCTCGGGGCTGAGTGCCGCCGGCCTGCCGTTCGGTATGCAGCTGATGGCGGGCGCATTTGCCGAGGACAGACTGCTCGGTGTTGGCGGGTGGTGCGAGCAGGTGGTGGGCTTTGACCGGCGACCACCAGAGGCCTGA
- a CDS encoding VOC family protein encodes MKTTGVSHIAVGVRDMDKSLAFYRDLLGFEVMRDEIQPTQGTVLPALYKDPHDQRRVATLYWKRGKGEAFLVLSEHSDKPVSGEPIKLDQIGVHHFAFWVENLPGVYEELKAKGAEFVVAPSKAKTADGVFHSAFLCDPDGILVQLDELVEE; translated from the coding sequence ATGAAAACCACAGGCGTTTCACACATTGCGGTCGGCGTCCGAGACATGGACAAATCCCTGGCTTTTTACCGCGATCTGCTGGGTTTTGAGGTCATGCGAGACGAAATCCAGCCCACCCAGGGTACGGTGCTGCCGGCCCTGTACAAAGACCCCCACGACCAGCGTCGGGTGGCCACCCTGTACTGGAAACGCGGCAAAGGCGAGGCGTTTCTGGTCCTGTCGGAGCACTCCGATAAGCCGGTCAGCGGCGAGCCGATCAAGCTCGACCAGATCGGTGTCCACCATTTTGCGTTTTGGGTCGAAAACCTGCCGGGCGTGTATGAGGAACTCAAAGCCAAAGGCGCCGAGTTTGTGGTAGCGCCCAGCAAGGCCAAGACGGCCGACGGCGTTTTTCACAGCGCCTTCCTGTGCGACCCGGACGGCATTCTGGTCCAGCTCGACGAGCTGGTGGAAGAATGA
- a CDS encoding M3 family oligoendopeptidase produces MARSEQHAEGIGWNLDDLYHGPDDPQLEADLADARRRAEVFADSYRGKIATLDGPGLAAALAEYEALLALESRPSFYASLLFAADTQNQAAQRLVQRTREAATETGNVHVFFSLELIALDAGQLERLLASPELAAYRHYLEAVRRFRPHTLSEKEEQLLNQTKLSGQSAFVQLFGELSGSLRFCLELDGERQELTDGEVMALLRNPDAAIRRRALTAFLETYAEHGLVLTSIFNTLLLDHRIECDLRRYDDVTAPTHLANEIAPTTVEAMLGAVERHYPLIQDYFRLKARLLGLERLSYTDVYAPLDTTAERIPFSTAQELIVTAFGQLDEQFAALAADFFQQRWIDAEVRAGKRGGAFCAALSPHHHPYILCSYTGTGRDVATVAHELGHGIHYCLARDQSLLNYDAPLVLAETASVFAEMALTRHLLNQADDPAARRAILCDTLEDMYGTVFRQTALTRFEMAAHAQRRGGVLSAEDLGRLWCQEQEKLFADSVELPPVYRWGWSYIPHFIHSRFYCYAYPFGELLTLALFQRYLDEGPAFMPAYVRLLQSGGSERPEHALAQLGVDINRPEFWDRGFGVVRGLLGDLQELV; encoded by the coding sequence GTGGCGCGTAGCGAACAACACGCCGAGGGGATCGGCTGGAATCTGGACGACTTGTACCACGGCCCGGACGATCCGCAGCTGGAGGCCGACCTGGCCGACGCCCGACGCCGGGCCGAGGTATTTGCCGACTCCTATCGGGGCAAAATCGCCACACTCGACGGACCCGGCCTGGCCGCAGCCCTGGCCGAGTACGAGGCGCTCTTGGCGCTCGAGTCCCGTCCGTCGTTCTACGCCTCCCTGCTGTTTGCCGCCGATACCCAGAATCAGGCCGCCCAGCGGCTGGTCCAGCGCACGCGCGAGGCGGCCACCGAGACCGGCAATGTGCACGTTTTTTTCAGCCTTGAGCTGATCGCCCTTGATGCCGGGCAGCTGGAGCGGCTGCTGGCCAGCCCGGAGCTGGCCGCCTATCGCCACTACCTCGAAGCCGTGCGGCGCTTCAGGCCGCATACCCTGAGCGAAAAAGAAGAGCAGCTGCTGAATCAGACAAAGCTGTCCGGCCAGAGCGCCTTTGTCCAGCTGTTTGGTGAACTCAGCGGCTCGCTGCGTTTTTGCCTGGAGCTTGACGGCGAGCGCCAGGAGCTGACCGACGGAGAAGTCATGGCCCTGCTGCGCAACCCGGACGCGGCAATCCGTCGCCGCGCCCTGACGGCCTTCCTGGAGACCTATGCCGAGCACGGTCTGGTGCTGACCTCGATTTTTAATACCCTCTTGCTCGACCACCGGATTGAGTGTGACCTCCGCCGCTATGACGATGTGACCGCCCCGACCCATCTGGCCAACGAGATCGCGCCGACCACGGTCGAAGCCATGCTGGGGGCGGTCGAGCGACACTATCCGCTGATCCAGGACTACTTCCGGCTCAAGGCGCGCCTGCTGGGCCTGGAGCGCCTGAGCTATACGGACGTGTACGCTCCGCTTGACACCACGGCCGAGCGCATTCCGTTTTCCACCGCCCAGGAACTGATTGTGACCGCCTTTGGGCAGCTGGACGAGCAGTTCGCGGCTCTGGCGGCGGATTTTTTTCAGCAGCGCTGGATTGACGCCGAGGTGCGGGCCGGTAAGCGCGGCGGGGCGTTTTGCGCCGCCCTGTCGCCCCACCACCACCCCTATATTCTGTGCAGTTACACCGGGACGGGACGCGACGTGGCGACTGTGGCCCACGAGTTGGGCCACGGGATTCACTACTGCCTGGCCCGCGACCAGAGCCTGCTCAACTACGACGCGCCGCTGGTGCTGGCCGAGACCGCCTCGGTGTTTGCCGAGATGGCGTTGACCCGCCACCTGCTGAACCAGGCCGACGACCCGGCGGCGCGGCGGGCCATCCTGTGCGACACGCTCGAGGATATGTACGGCACGGTGTTTCGCCAGACCGCGCTGACCCGCTTTGAGATGGCGGCCCACGCCCAGCGCCGAGGGGGCGTGCTCAGCGCCGAGGATCTCGGCCGGCTGTGGTGTCAGGAGCAGGAGAAATTGTTCGCCGACAGCGTCGAGCTGCCGCCGGTCTACCGCTGGGGCTGGTCATACATCCCGCATTTCATCCACAGCCGCTTTTACTGCTACGCCTACCCGTTTGGCGAGCTGCTGACCCTGGCCCTGTTCCAGCGCTATCTTGACGAGGGGCCGGCCTTCATGCCGGCTTATGTGCGGCTGCTCCAGAGCGGCGGCTCCGAGCGCCCCGAACACGCTCTGGCTCAGCTCGGCGTGGATATCAACCGCCCGGAGTTCTGGGACCGGGGGTTTGGCGTCGTCCGGGGCTTGCTGGGCGATTTGCAGGAGCTGGTGTAA
- a CDS encoding nuclear transport factor 2 family protein yields the protein MNIEALAQRLQVLEDIEAIKRLKARYCAFCDDGYNPDGIASLFVEDGVWDGGDTFGTCEGQAAIRKFFTGAPKQLPFALHYVMNPRIEVHGDTATGHWYLFQACSYAKNNQAVWGAATYTEAYVRVDGEWKFQRLSVAPSFWTPYEQGWEKKPFV from the coding sequence ATGAATATCGAAGCACTCGCCCAACGGCTGCAAGTCCTCGAAGATATCGAAGCCATCAAACGTCTCAAAGCCCGCTACTGCGCTTTTTGTGACGACGGCTACAACCCGGACGGCATCGCCAGCCTGTTTGTCGAAGACGGGGTGTGGGACGGGGGGGATACGTTCGGTACGTGCGAGGGCCAGGCGGCGATTCGGAAGTTTTTCACCGGCGCCCCAAAACAGCTGCCCTTCGCCCTCCACTATGTCATGAACCCGCGCATTGAGGTGCACGGCGACACGGCCACCGGCCACTGGTATCTGTTCCAGGCTTGTAGCTATGCCAAGAACAACCAGGCGGTATGGGGGGCGGCCACCTATACCGAAGCCTATGTGCGGGTGGACGGCGAGTGGAAGTTTCAGCGCCTCAGCGTCGCGCCCAGCTTTTGGACGCCGTATGAGCAGGGCTGGGAGAAGAAGCCGTTTGTCTAG
- a CDS encoding LLM class flavin-dependent oxidoreductase encodes MAHKISVGIDWQGSIDYAAIVERVKIADAAGVHSVWIPEAWGRDAFTILSLLAYETTHIRLGTGIVNIYSRTPAALAQHFATLDELSGGRMIIGLGTSGAQVIEHFHGVPFEPPRTRLKEYIEIINTLMKGDKLNYQGKLFNLQRGFTLRFQPVRDQIPIYLATLNAKSLKLTAELADGWLPIWLPMKQLKAEIDAVRSMSVAAGRSANAVSVRAPSTVAVTPHVERARAAHAGTAAFYIGRMGVYYAAQLTRLGHADTVEQVKRAWQNGSRAAAEAVTNELVDETFCAGPVEACLDRMQAQEACGVDVHTVSVEAADNAEYERILTRLVG; translated from the coding sequence ATGGCACATAAAATTTCGGTTGGTATTGATTGGCAGGGCAGTATTGACTACGCCGCGATTGTTGAACGGGTGAAAATTGCCGACGCGGCCGGCGTCCACTCGGTCTGGATTCCCGAGGCCTGGGGTCGGGACGCCTTTACCATCCTGTCGCTCCTGGCCTATGAAACCACCCACATTCGGCTCGGCACCGGGATTGTGAACATCTACTCCCGTACCCCGGCCGCCCTGGCCCAGCATTTTGCGACCCTCGACGAGCTGTCCGGCGGGCGGATGATTATCGGTCTGGGGACCAGCGGGGCACAGGTCATTGAGCACTTCCACGGCGTTCCGTTCGAGCCCCCGCGCACCCGGCTCAAGGAGTACATCGAGATCATCAACACCCTGATGAAGGGTGACAAGCTCAACTACCAGGGCAAGCTGTTCAATCTCCAGCGCGGCTTTACCCTGCGCTTTCAACCGGTGCGGGATCAGATTCCCATCTACCTGGCGACGCTGAACGCCAAAAGCCTCAAGCTGACCGCCGAGCTGGCCGACGGCTGGTTGCCGATCTGGCTGCCGATGAAACAGCTCAAGGCCGAAATCGACGCCGTGCGCAGCATGAGCGTGGCTGCCGGCCGGTCCGCCAACGCCGTCTCGGTCCGCGCGCCGAGCACGGTGGCCGTCACCCCCCATGTCGAGCGCGCGCGCGCCGCCCACGCCGGCACCGCAGCCTTCTATATCGGCCGGATGGGGGTGTACTACGCCGCCCAGCTGACCCGGCTGGGCCATGCCGATACCGTGGAGCAGGTCAAGCGCGCCTGGCAGAACGGCTCGCGGGCCGCAGCCGAAGCGGTCACCAACGAGCTGGTCGATGAAACCTTCTGCGCCGGTCCGGTTGAGGCATGTCTCGACCGCATGCAGGCGCAGGAAGCCTGCGGGGTTGACGTGCACACCGTCAGCGTTGAGGCGGCGGATAATGCGGAGTACGAGCGGATCCTGACCAGGCTGGTGGGCTAG
- a CDS encoding DegT/DnrJ/EryC1/StrS family aminotransferase, translated as MNVPLVDLKAQYASIEADIRAAIDRVCASQHFILGPEVSRLEEEVAAFCGARFGVGVSSGTDALLAGLMALGVGAGDEVVTTPYSFFATAGVIARLGARPVFVDIEPQTFNIDLSAVPARLGARTKAIIPVHLYGRCVDLTEMARLGETHGIPIIEDAAQAIGAADPHGRSAGTGGVMGCFSFFPSKNLGAFGDGGMVVTNDQELAERLRSLRVHGATRKDHYAVVGGNFRLDALQAAVLRVKLPHVAAWTAKRRDNADRYRRLCRAAGLSDWLRLPQDTPGHTYHQFTVRLPGRDRVAEVLRQRGVATGVYYPRPLHLQECFAPLGYREGDFPQAEAAARESLALPIYPELTEAQQRYVVAALKAARQESDG; from the coding sequence GTGAACGTGCCACTCGTCGATCTCAAAGCCCAGTATGCGAGCATCGAGGCCGACATCCGGGCCGCGATTGACCGGGTGTGCGCGTCGCAGCACTTTATCCTCGGTCCCGAGGTCAGCCGCCTCGAGGAGGAAGTCGCGGCCTTTTGCGGCGCCCGCTTCGGGGTCGGCGTCTCGTCCGGCACCGATGCCCTGCTGGCCGGCCTGATGGCGCTCGGTGTCGGAGCCGGCGACGAGGTGGTGACCACGCCGTATTCGTTTTTCGCCACCGCCGGTGTCATTGCCCGGCTCGGCGCCCGACCGGTGTTTGTTGATATCGAGCCCCAGACCTTCAATATCGACCTCAGCGCGGTCCCGGCCAGACTGGGCGCCAGGACAAAGGCCATCATCCCGGTCCATTTGTACGGTCGGTGTGTCGATCTGACGGAGATGGCGCGACTGGGAGAAACGCACGGCATTCCGATCATTGAGGATGCCGCTCAGGCGATTGGCGCCGCCGACCCCCACGGCCGGTCTGCGGGCACGGGCGGTGTGATGGGCTGCTTTTCGTTTTTTCCCAGCAAAAACCTGGGCGCCTTTGGCGACGGCGGCATGGTCGTCACCAACGATCAGGAGCTGGCCGAGCGGCTACGCAGCCTGCGAGTCCACGGCGCGACCCGCAAAGACCACTACGCCGTGGTGGGAGGGAATTTTCGGCTCGACGCCCTGCAGGCGGCCGTCCTGCGGGTCAAGCTGCCGCATGTGGCGGCCTGGACGGCCAAGCGGCGTGACAATGCCGACCGCTACCGGCGTCTGTGTCGGGCTGCAGGGCTCTCGGACTGGCTTCGCCTGCCCCAGGATACGCCCGGCCATACCTATCACCAGTTTACGGTTCGGCTGCCCGGGCGTGACCGGGTGGCCGAGGTGTTGCGGCAACGCGGGGTGGCTACCGGGGTGTATTATCCGCGTCCGCTGCACCTCCAGGAGTGCTTTGCCCCGCTCGGCTATCGGGAAGGCGATTTCCCGCAGGCCGAGGCGGCCGCCCGCGAATCGCTGGCCCTGCCCATCTATCCGGAACTGACCGAGGCGCAACAGCGCTACGTCGTGGCTGCGCTCAAAGCCGCCCGCCAGGAGTCCGACGGCTGA
- a CDS encoding Uma2 family endonuclease, which yields MEASSIETVADLLGQLGGVSPARMRFRPLPGTATEADVLDVRQRHGLLCELVEGVLVEKLMGFRESFLAIALSAVLWGFVKTRNLGLVTGADGMLRLAPGLVRIPDLAFISWQRLPERRVPTDPIPGLVPDLVVEVLSEGNTVAEMDRKRHEYFAAGVRLAWFVDPVARTVEVYTAPNQSTRLGAEQTLDGGTVLAGFSLSLAELFAELDRQGFA from the coding sequence GTGGAAGCTAGCAGCATTGAAACCGTGGCCGACCTGCTGGGTCAACTGGGGGGGGTGTCTCCGGCCCGGATGCGGTTTCGCCCGCTGCCAGGGACGGCAACGGAAGCGGATGTTCTCGATGTGCGCCAGCGCCACGGCCTGTTATGCGAGCTGGTCGAGGGCGTACTGGTGGAGAAACTGATGGGGTTTCGGGAATCATTTCTGGCCATTGCCTTGAGTGCCGTATTATGGGGATTCGTGAAGACGCGCAATCTGGGGTTGGTGACCGGTGCCGACGGCATGCTGCGGCTCGCCCCTGGTCTGGTCCGGATTCCAGACTTGGCGTTTATCTCCTGGCAGCGTCTGCCCGAGCGACGGGTGCCGACTGATCCCATCCCGGGCCTCGTGCCGGATCTCGTTGTCGAGGTGCTGAGCGAGGGCAATACTGTGGCAGAGATGGACCGTAAACGGCACGAGTATTTCGCCGCCGGTGTGCGGCTGGCCTGGTTCGTCGATCCTGTCGCGCGAACCGTCGAAGTGTATACGGCGCCCAATCAATCCACGCGGCTGGGGGCCGAACAGACGCTCGACGGCGGAACGGTCCTGGCCGGATTTTCTCTGTCTCTGGCAGAGCTGTTTGCTGAGCTTGATCGCCAAGGTTTCGCTTAG
- a CDS encoding translocation/assembly module TamB, protein RLDRFVLAKHGQPEQQLILQGGLSTTGVQDLQLRLTNCSLDEFTDLLPQQPRLHGTLSAEVRIAGTAEAPSIAASTAVREGQIAGQAYAGLNATVHYQDRKARLQLAFHQDEQHTLHADGSLPVSLGWAEGFRAAVLGDLDVTIRSDGLNLAVLNAFSAGAADDIAGTLQLDLRATGPADNPLLSGSFDLEDGRATVKALGLDVSPISLSASLSPGHIRISQLTAKAGDGSLSGTGLIALTKYWPQTLDLSLTADGWPVVWTHQYRVAVDSQLRASGSLTAPHLGGHITVREATLRPELSFLSAQPLHHDETIVVRPSADAPALADEQTPSPDHAETGGDTSPSVVENLSLDVALDLGRDTRLQHQNANITLGGGLSVSKKRDEAPGLAGVIQLARGWAGFQGRRFLLNRGSVTFDKETQLNPRLDILAQYEHDDYVIDAVVGGTAETPRLDLRSTPPLEQADILAVLLFGKPTSALNKGEEVDLQQEAVALTSGYAAATLGQSVSDALGLDTLGIDLSDLDFSGGQVGFGRALTRKTRISASQSIGGKQGQEVAIDYEMTPNLDLRTSADSKGSSSADIIWRKRY, encoded by the coding sequence TCAGGCTCGACCGTTTTGTTTTGGCCAAACATGGCCAGCCGGAGCAACAGCTCATCCTGCAGGGCGGTCTGTCAACGACCGGTGTCCAAGACTTGCAGCTCCGGCTCACCAACTGTTCGCTCGACGAGTTTACGGATCTGCTGCCCCAGCAGCCGCGCCTGCACGGCACGCTGTCGGCCGAGGTCCGGATTGCCGGGACGGCCGAGGCGCCATCCATCGCTGCTAGCACAGCCGTGCGCGAGGGGCAGATTGCCGGCCAGGCGTACGCAGGTTTGAACGCCACGGTTCACTACCAGGACCGCAAAGCCCGGCTTCAACTCGCCTTTCACCAGGACGAGCAGCACACCCTGCACGCCGACGGCAGCCTGCCCGTGTCGCTCGGCTGGGCTGAGGGGTTTCGGGCTGCCGTCCTCGGTGATCTGGATGTGACTATTCGTTCGGACGGCCTCAACTTGGCCGTTCTCAACGCGTTCAGCGCCGGGGCTGCGGACGACATCGCCGGCACGCTTCAGCTCGATCTGCGCGCCACCGGTCCGGCCGACAACCCCCTGCTCAGCGGCAGCTTTGACCTGGAGGACGGCCGGGCCACAGTCAAAGCGCTGGGACTCGACGTGAGTCCGATCAGCCTCAGCGCCAGCCTCAGCCCCGGACACATCCGCATCAGCCAGCTGACGGCCAAAGCCGGCGACGGCAGCCTGAGCGGGACGGGACTCATTGCACTGACGAAATACTGGCCGCAGACCCTGGACCTGAGCTTGACGGCCGACGGCTGGCCGGTGGTATGGACCCACCAGTATCGAGTTGCGGTTGACAGCCAGCTCAGGGCCAGCGGTTCACTCACCGCCCCGCACCTCGGCGGTCACATCACTGTGCGAGAGGCTACGCTTCGCCCCGAGCTGTCGTTTCTGTCGGCTCAGCCACTGCACCACGACGAGACCATTGTCGTGCGGCCGAGTGCCGACGCGCCTGCGCTGGCCGACGAACAGACGCCCTCCCCTGACCATGCAGAGACGGGCGGCGATACCTCTCCCTCTGTTGTGGAGAATCTGAGCCTGGACGTGGCCCTGGACCTGGGTCGCGATACCCGTCTTCAGCATCAAAATGCCAACATCACTTTGGGCGGCGGGCTCAGCGTCAGCAAAAAACGGGACGAGGCGCCAGGTCTGGCCGGTGTCATTCAGTTGGCGCGCGGCTGGGCCGGCTTCCAGGGGCGGCGCTTTCTCCTGAACAGGGGCAGCGTGACTTTTGACAAAGAGACACAGCTGAATCCACGGCTGGATATCCTCGCCCAGTATGAGCATGACGACTACGTGATTGACGCGGTGGTCGGTGGCACGGCCGAAACCCCGCGTCTGGACTTGCGAAGCACGCCGCCTCTGGAGCAGGCCGATATTTTGGCGGTGTTGCTGTTCGGCAAGCCTACCAGCGCGCTGAACAAAGGCGAGGAGGTCGACCTGCAACAAGAGGCCGTGGCGCTGACCAGCGGCTATGCCGCAGCAACGCTCGGCCAATCGGTGTCCGATGCCCTCGGCCTGGACACGCTGGGGATTGACCTGAGCGACCTGGATTTTTCCGGCGGCCAGGTCGGCTTTGGACGCGCGCTGACCCGCAAAACGCGCATCTCCGCCAGCCAGAGCATCGGCGGCAAACAGGGCCAGGAGGTGGCGATTGATTACGAGATGACGCCCAACCTCGATTTACGGACAAGCGCCGACTCCAAAGGCTCCAGCAGCGCCGATATCATCTGGCGCAAGCGCTATTAG